The proteins below come from a single Miscanthus floridulus cultivar M001 chromosome 1, ASM1932011v1, whole genome shotgun sequence genomic window:
- the LOC136465092 gene encoding uncharacterized protein, whose amino-acid sequence MVPTLATKPSAKQVWEAIRTMRIGDDRVRKSMAQSLREKYEQIAFRDGESVEDFTLRMSNLVQRSAILDDPEPEPKVVAKYLRVARPRYRQLVFSIETLLDINELTIEEVTGRLKAADDGHDTGGGSSSSTTCLNHMEEELVAWVVSRLQLSGEGGSGAGRPPPSKQPRGRGGGSSQGGGRGGGSKPPAGGDGKKKKIVGDECAYYGKTGHWARECRKKKHDEAAHAAQAVEEPKEGALLLGVTSLSLGENGGNGRTRWILDTGATNHMTGERSAFFDIDINVHGTIRFGDGSVVEIEGRGTILFSCKTGEHQRLADVYLIPKLTANIISLGQLDEDQYKVLIKDGIMRIWDQRRRLLAKVQRSVNRQYTLDLSICAPVCLAAHADDVA is encoded by the exons ATGGTGCCCACCCTGGCGACCAAGCCATCGGCCAAGCAGGTGTGGGAGGCGATCCGGACGATGCGCATTGGCGACGATCGGGTGCGGAAGTCGATGGCGCAGAGTCTCCGTGAGAAGTACGAGCAGATCGCGTTCCGAGATGGTGAGTCCGTCGAGGATTTCACCCTGCGTATGTCTAATCTCGTGCAGCGGTCGGCGATCCTCGACGACCCAGAGCCGGAGCCGAAGGTGGTTGCCAAATATCTCCGCGTCGCTCGACCGAGGTACAGGCAGCTCGTCTTCTCCATCGAGACGCTCCTCGACATCAACGAGCTCACGATCGAGGAGGTCACGGGGAGGCTCAAGGCGGCTGACGACGGGCACGACACCGGTGGAGGTTCAAGCTCTTCCACGACGTGCCTCAACCACATGGAGGAGGAGCTAGTGGCGTGGGTGGTGTCCCGGCTGCAGCTCTCAGGTGAGGGCGGTTCCGGAGCTGGGCGACCTCCACCGTCCAAGCAACCACGTGGCCGCGGTGGTGGCTCGTCCCAAGGCGGTGGAAGAGGTGGTGGTTCCAAGCCACCCGCCGGCggcgatggcaagaagaagaagatcgtcGGTGATGAATGTGCCTACTACGGCAAAACGGGCCATTGGGCTCGCGAATGCCGCAAAAAGAAACACGACGAGGCGGCCCATGCGGCCCAAGCGGTGGAGGAGCCCAAAGAAGGGGCACTGCTGCTCGGGGTGACGTCGCTGAGC CTTGGCGAGAACGGCGGCAACGGGCGGACTCGGTGGATCCTCGACACGGGGGCGACGAATCACATGACCGGGGAGCGGTCTGCTTTCTTCGACATCGACATCAACGTGCATGGTACAATCCGGTTTGGGGATGGCTCCGTCGTCGAGATCGAGGGGCGTGGAACCATCTTGTTTAGCTGCAAGACCGGGGAGCACCAGAGGCTCGCCGACGTCTACCTCATCCCCAAGCTGACGGCGAACATCATAAGCCTCGGGCAGCTAGATGAGGATCAGTACAAGGTCCTAATCAAGGATGGGATCATGCGCATTTGGGATCAACGCCGGCGTCTTCTGGCGAAGGTGCAGCGCTCGGTGAACCGACAGTACACCCTCGACCTCAGCATCTGTGCGCCGGTGTGTCTCGCTGCACACGCCGACGACGTCGCCTAG